A part of Denitratisoma oestradiolicum genomic DNA contains:
- a CDS encoding cupredoxin domain-containing protein: protein MRTLAAVLVLMLTPVVALAQATPVPNAAELVKAADWKAMETITVVMGEHHYTPQDLTLKAGKPYKIELKNEGDKDHYYTAPEFFQNVAWRKVMVNKQAEIKAPYFSAVEILKKGQLDLYLIPVNKGSYVVYCTIDDHRQQGMEGRITIE, encoded by the coding sequence ATGCGCACCCTTGCTGCAGTTCTTGTACTGATGCTGACACCAGTCGTCGCCCTGGCCCAGGCCACGCCGGTACCCAATGCCGCCGAGCTGGTCAAGGCCGCCGACTGGAAGGCCATGGAGACCATCACCGTCGTTATGGGCGAGCACCATTACACGCCCCAGGACCTCACCCTCAAAGCCGGCAAGCCCTACAAGATCGAACTCAAGAATGAGGGCGACAAGGATCATTACTACACGGCGCCCGAGTTCTTTCAGAACGTGGCCTGGCGCAAGGTGATGGTCAACAAGCAGGCAGAGATCAAGGCACCTTACTTCAGTGCCGTGGAGATCCTGAAGAAGGGACAGCTCGACCTCTATCTGATCCCGGTGAACAAAGGCAGCTACGTGGTCTATTGCACCATCGACGACCACCGGCAGCAGGGTATGGAAGGCCGGATCACCATCGAGTGA
- a CDS encoding cytochrome C, with protein MATINYLVRLSAPLILALGLAWLVPVQAATSEAPSGLGNATCLSCHDGKKGKIEVPGGDDTRALYTVGHDKYGKSVHGRMQCVDCHREITDAKASHKKAAGVAGPNCVACHQGLWEALQQEGKTQGKERMGLVVKNVEAYKKSFHARPDKDDPSRPKAVCDQCHNTHEFAVPPRGSVERTEWHATVPQVCGETCHEDALDEYSGSAHGKALQEKQDKKVAVCIDCHTAHNIVNTSGEPFKAAVTKNCGGCHEEKFASYKDTYHGQVNTLGYGYTAKCYNCHGSHEILKADDPGSKVHPDNLLRTCKQCHNGKKDLPEATAGFASFGAHATTHDFKHYPQLWIASKFMVALLIGVFAFFWLHSGLWYYREAKDRKAGKAAPHIRTEGLALDEKKHFRRFHWGWRLGHLSFALVTMTLVLTGTAALYAESSWAPVVAGMFGSPHAMGLTHRVAAALFVGIFLIHFVYVMQKLLRDKTFRWFGPDSLIPRWKDLSDCVGMFKWFVGKGPRPQFDRWAYFEKFDYWAVFWGVNIIGWSGLMMAFPHVTASYLPGWVFNVIMLVHGEEAFLAAVFLFTVHFFNNHFRPDKLPPPDVVMFTGTQSLEEFRRDHPAQYQRLVESGELEKHLVDAPSLVMTLGSKILGLTLITIGLGLLVLVAIGFMGH; from the coding sequence ATGGCAACGATAAATTATCTGGTGCGGCTCTCTGCACCTCTGATCCTGGCTCTTGGTCTGGCCTGGCTGGTGCCTGTCCAGGCTGCCACCAGCGAGGCTCCGTCCGGACTCGGCAATGCCACCTGTCTTTCTTGCCACGATGGAAAGAAGGGCAAGATCGAAGTTCCTGGCGGCGATGACACCCGGGCGCTTTATACCGTCGGCCATGATAAATATGGCAAGAGCGTCCATGGCAGGATGCAGTGCGTGGACTGCCACAGGGAAATCACCGATGCCAAGGCGTCCCACAAGAAGGCTGCAGGCGTGGCCGGGCCCAATTGCGTGGCTTGCCACCAGGGTCTGTGGGAAGCGCTACAGCAGGAAGGCAAGACCCAGGGAAAGGAGCGGATGGGGTTGGTGGTGAAGAATGTGGAGGCCTACAAGAAATCCTTCCACGCCCGTCCCGACAAGGATGACCCTTCCCGGCCCAAGGCGGTCTGCGACCAGTGTCACAACACCCATGAATTCGCTGTGCCGCCGCGGGGTTCCGTCGAGCGCACGGAATGGCACGCCACGGTACCCCAGGTCTGTGGCGAGACTTGCCATGAGGATGCCCTGGATGAGTACAGCGGGTCAGCCCATGGCAAGGCCCTTCAGGAAAAGCAGGACAAGAAGGTGGCTGTCTGTATCGATTGCCATACCGCCCATAACATTGTCAATACCTCGGGGGAGCCCTTCAAGGCCGCAGTCACCAAGAACTGCGGTGGTTGCCATGAAGAGAAGTTTGCGAGCTACAAGGACACCTATCATGGTCAGGTGAACACCCTGGGTTATGGGTATACCGCCAAGTGCTACAACTGTCACGGCAGCCACGAAATCCTCAAGGCCGATGATCCCGGGTCCAAGGTTCATCCGGATAATCTGCTGCGTACCTGCAAGCAGTGTCACAACGGCAAGAAAGATCTGCCGGAAGCCACGGCGGGCTTCGCCAGTTTCGGCGCCCATGCCACCACCCACGACTTCAAGCACTATCCCCAACTTTGGATCGCTTCCAAGTTCATGGTGGCCTTACTGATTGGCGTCTTCGCCTTCTTCTGGCTACATTCCGGACTCTGGTATTACCGGGAAGCCAAGGATCGCAAGGCGGGCAAGGCTGCGCCCCATATTCGTACAGAGGGCCTGGCCCTGGACGAGAAGAAGCACTTCCGTCGCTTCCATTGGGGCTGGCGCCTGGGCCACCTGAGTTTTGCCCTGGTGACCATGACCCTGGTCCTGACCGGAACCGCTGCCCTCTATGCGGAAAGCAGTTGGGCACCCGTGGTGGCCGGGATGTTCGGCAGTCCCCATGCCATGGGCTTGACGCATCGAGTCGCGGCGGCGCTCTTCGTCGGCATCTTCCTGATCCATTTCGTCTATGTGATGCAGAAGCTGTTGCGTGACAAGACCTTCCGCTGGTTCGGTCCCGATTCCCTGATTCCTCGCTGGAAGGATCTCAGTGACTGTGTGGGCATGTTCAAGTGGTTCGTTGGCAAGGGACCGCGGCCCCAATTCGACCGTTGGGCCTATTTCGAGAAATTCGACTACTGGGCGGTCTTCTGGGGGGTGAACATCATCGGCTGGAGTGGCTTGATGATGGCCTTCCCCCATGTGACGGCAAGCTATCTGCCGGGCTGGGTCTTCAACGTGATCATGCTGGTGCACGGTGAGGAAGCCTTCCTGGCGGCGGTCTTCCTCTTCACGGTGCACTTCTTCAACAACCACTTCCGGCCCGACAAGCTGCCGCCGCCGGACGTGGTGATGTTCACCGGTACCCAGTCCCTGGAGGAGTTCCGTCGTGATCATCCGGCCCAGTATCAGCGGCTGGTGGAGAGCGGTGAACTGGAGAAACATCTGGTGGATGCGCCGTCCTTGGTCATGACCCTGGGTTCCAAGATCCTGGGCCTGACCCTGATCACCATCGGTCTTGGCCTGCTGGTGTTGGTCGCTATCGGCTTCATGGGTCACTGA
- a CDS encoding EAL domain-containing protein: MQTQWKHWSALYPACWQTLWDRGGDFLWLLEPDGRVVDGNPAAAGLMAGMPVADALFWTLPCWLGARFSGSPHYRLQQASQGEVGELEVLFGSDPDERRIQLSLLPVPDAAGAIPFLLVVGRELPRHRGKEEGSSRLSLDICLENTGPVVLADSLYQAMTRARCDASLLAVCHLDIDGLRAVRESLGKRVGTPLLLAAAQRLREVLRGGDTVVRRGDDEFVLLVGDLCQLGELDRVMERVLDILAQPFDIDGHCIQLSAAVGVTIYPDDDNSDGETLLRHAGEAMAAARERGYNSYRLFDTAHTRQPRRQASARLREALAAQEFELHYQPKVCLRSGRVVGTEALLRWRHPERGLLLPGEFMTIIEDAGLCVEVGKWVIENALAQADVWRRAGTDLAVSVNVSSRQLQDAQFIPHLTDVLKAFPQLPNGVLELEIVESAALHDIQRVGEIIEQCRQLGVSFALDDFGTGYSSLAYLKRLPARTLKIDQSFIVDLLRNSEDVAIVESIIGLTQAFRRQVVAEGVETRELGAMVLRLGCDVAQGYGIARPMRGELMPDWVRAYRPDPSWVSAGTAHRDS, from the coding sequence ATGCAAACGCAGTGGAAACATTGGTCGGCGCTTTATCCGGCTTGTTGGCAAACCCTGTGGGACCGGGGAGGAGATTTTCTCTGGCTGCTGGAACCGGATGGTCGGGTGGTGGATGGCAATCCCGCAGCGGCGGGTCTGATGGCAGGGATGCCGGTTGCCGACGCCCTTTTCTGGACCCTGCCCTGCTGGCTGGGCGCCCGCTTTTCCGGCAGCCCTCATTACCGTTTGCAGCAGGCAAGCCAGGGGGAGGTGGGGGAACTGGAGGTCTTGTTCGGGAGCGATCCCGATGAACGCCGTATCCAGCTCAGTCTTCTGCCCGTTCCGGATGCAGCAGGCGCCATTCCGTTTCTGCTGGTGGTCGGACGGGAGCTGCCCCGCCACCGTGGCAAGGAGGAAGGTTCTTCCAGGCTGTCGCTCGATATCTGTCTGGAGAACACTGGCCCGGTAGTCCTGGCGGACAGCCTGTATCAGGCCATGACACGGGCCCGCTGTGATGCATCCCTGCTGGCGGTCTGTCATCTGGACATCGATGGCTTGCGGGCTGTCCGGGAAAGCCTGGGGAAGCGGGTTGGCACCCCACTGCTGCTGGCCGCGGCACAACGCCTGCGGGAGGTACTGCGGGGAGGGGACACCGTGGTTCGCCGAGGGGACGACGAGTTTGTTCTGCTGGTGGGGGACTTGTGCCAATTGGGGGAACTGGACCGGGTGATGGAGCGGGTGCTGGACATCCTGGCCCAGCCCTTCGATATCGACGGCCATTGCATACAACTCTCGGCCGCAGTTGGTGTCACGATATATCCTGATGATGACAACAGTGATGGTGAAACCCTGTTACGTCATGCCGGCGAGGCCATGGCGGCGGCCCGGGAAAGAGGCTACAACTCCTACCGCCTGTTCGACACGGCCCATACCAGGCAACCCCGTCGGCAAGCATCGGCCCGTTTGCGGGAAGCCTTGGCGGCGCAGGAATTCGAGCTGCACTATCAGCCCAAGGTTTGCCTGCGCAGCGGCCGGGTGGTGGGTACCGAGGCCCTGCTGCGTTGGCGCCATCCGGAACGGGGTCTGCTGTTGCCCGGCGAGTTCATGACTATCATCGAAGACGCGGGGCTGTGCGTCGAAGTGGGTAAATGGGTGATCGAGAATGCCCTGGCCCAAGCGGATGTTTGGCGCCGGGCGGGTACGGATCTGGCGGTCAGCGTCAATGTGTCGTCCCGACAGTTGCAGGACGCTCAGTTCATCCCCCATCTGACCGATGTCCTGAAGGCCTTTCCTCAATTGCCGAACGGGGTGCTGGAGCTGGAAATCGTCGAGTCCGCCGCCTTGCACGACATCCAGCGGGTCGGCGAGATCATCGAGCAGTGCAGGCAACTGGGGGTGAGCTTTGCCCTGGACGATTTTGGCACCGGCTATTCCTCCCTTGCCTACCTCAAGCGCCTGCCTGCGCGGACCTTGAAGATCGACCAGAGCTTCATCGTCGACCTGCTGCGCAACTCGGAAGATGTGGCGATTGTGGAAAGCATCATTGGCCTGACCCAGGCTTTCCGCCGGCAGGTGGTGGCCGAGGGCGTCGAGACCCGCGAATTGGGCGCCATGGTGTTGCGGCTGGGCTGCGATGTCGCCCAGGGCTACGGCATCGCCCGGCCCATGCGAGGGGAGTTGATGCCAGATTGGGTGCGCGCCTATCGCCCGGACCCATCCTGGGTGAGCGCCGGCACCGCGCACCGGGATAGCTGA
- a CDS encoding diguanylate cyclase gives MRLRTLRHKLLLTVGIALALAFSGVAYFYTSYQEKMILTDYERSLQRVTNSVTKGLESVMLEGHAEIMREYSKRLRALRDVSEFVILRADGSEAFRDNATVSRVNERLGAENFPLYPQPVIRKNLDPADAEFQRALLTLEATAREITDSKGQRQFIFFDPIPTGPGCQRCHGSDERVRGVIKVTSSLAGVEAAIFRVRLQSMLIITLAMALTMAVTGYMLGRSVVHPIEAITRAMKRILSGDIGSTVPLQGGGEIRQMAESFNQMTASLKLGYDLLVREREKLTTIIHAAREAIVVTDAAGSIVLINPAAAELLGKTEANIRDEGFLHLLDNPELMERLLAGAGQAGHTETVAYRDRVVLVSAASIKDEGGRPLGSAALIRDVTDEKRMIEELRRVSITDALTGVFNRRHMDTTLSTEFGRVQRSGKPLSVLLFDIDHFKKFNDTHGHDQGDRVLQAVGQAMKAVVRKYDTPCRYGGEEFVIILPEADRAGALSVGERLRRDVEAMLVDGLHVTISLGAATFPELALSKAEQLVEAADAALYQAKEEGRNRLVVAEGPAT, from the coding sequence GTGAGATTGCGGACCCTGCGCCACAAGCTTCTGCTGACGGTCGGCATCGCCCTGGCCCTGGCCTTTTCCGGTGTTGCCTACTTCTATACCAGTTACCAGGAAAAAATGATCCTGACCGACTACGAGCGCTCCCTGCAGCGGGTCACCAACTCGGTGACCAAGGGGTTGGAGTCGGTGATGCTGGAAGGTCACGCCGAGATCATGCGGGAGTATTCCAAGCGTCTACGGGCCTTGCGGGATGTCAGTGAGTTCGTCATTCTGCGCGCCGACGGCAGCGAAGCCTTTCGGGACAATGCCACGGTGTCCCGGGTCAATGAAAGGCTGGGAGCCGAGAACTTCCCCCTCTATCCTCAGCCCGTCATCCGGAAGAATCTGGATCCGGCCGATGCGGAATTCCAGCGGGCGCTGCTGACCCTGGAAGCCACCGCACGGGAAATCACGGACAGCAAGGGGCAACGCCAGTTCATCTTCTTCGATCCGATCCCCACCGGGCCGGGATGCCAGCGCTGCCATGGCAGTGATGAGCGGGTCCGGGGGGTGATCAAGGTGACATCGAGCCTGGCCGGCGTCGAAGCGGCGATCTTCCGGGTGCGTCTGCAATCGATGCTGATCATCACCCTGGCGATGGCTCTGACCATGGCGGTGACCGGCTATATGCTGGGGCGCTCGGTGGTGCATCCCATCGAGGCGATCACACGGGCCATGAAGCGGATTTTGTCGGGGGATATCGGCTCCACGGTGCCCTTGCAGGGGGGCGGCGAAATCCGCCAGATGGCGGAGAGTTTCAATCAGATGACTGCCAGCCTGAAGCTGGGCTATGACCTGCTGGTGCGGGAGCGGGAAAAACTGACCACCATCATTCATGCGGCCCGGGAAGCCATTGTGGTCACCGACGCGGCCGGATCGATCGTCCTCATCAACCCCGCCGCGGCCGAGCTGCTGGGCAAGACCGAGGCCAACATCCGCGACGAGGGCTTCCTGCACCTGCTCGACAACCCGGAACTGATGGAGCGCCTGCTGGCGGGCGCGGGCCAGGCTGGGCACACAGAGACTGTGGCCTACCGGGATCGGGTGGTGCTGGTTTCTGCCGCCTCCATCAAGGACGAAGGCGGGCGGCCCCTGGGTTCGGCGGCCCTGATCCGCGATGTCACTGACGAAAAACGCATGATCGAGGAACTGCGCCGCGTCTCCATCACCGATGCCCTGACCGGAGTTTTCAATCGCCGCCACATGGATACCACCCTGAGTACCGAGTTCGGCCGCGTCCAACGCTCCGGCAAGCCCCTCTCAGTGTTGCTGTTCGATATCGACCACTTCAAGAAATTCAACGACACCCATGGTCATGACCAGGGGGACCGGGTGCTTCAGGCCGTTGGGCAGGCGATGAAAGCGGTGGTGCGCAAGTACGACACGCCCTGCCGTTACGGTGGGGAGGAGTTTGTGATCATCCTGCCGGAAGCCGACCGGGCCGGTGCCCTCAGCGTCGGTGAGCGCCTGCGGCGGGATGTCGAGGCCATGCTGGTCGATGGCCTTCATGTCACCATCAGCCTGGGCGCCGCCACCTTTCCTGAGCTCGCGCTGAGCAAGGCGGAGCAGTTGGTCGAGGCGGCGGATGCCGCCCTCTATCAAGCCAAGGAGGAGGGGCGCAACCGGTTGGTGGTGGCCGAGGGGCCGGCTACCTGA
- a CDS encoding M48 family metallopeptidase: MSLPEQLLLFQQLPPAKPAPRMRHVLLCGRAIAYELRQGGRRRLTMHIDERGLRVGSPRAMPLTEIEAFILDHGDWVIAKLDEFASRQGLRQLAIRDGQRLPLLGGEVEVRVSSGANRFHWREEWLELAARKDADLDELARRALKARALEVFAERLTLFAHAMGHDHPPPLSLSSARARWGSCSLLTGIRLNWRLIHLPLDLVDYVAVHELAHLREMNHSPRFWAEVARGCPEWRERRAELKRRGAEIPIV; encoded by the coding sequence GTGAGCCTGCCCGAACAACTCCTGCTGTTCCAGCAGCTCCCCCCCGCCAAGCCAGCCCCCCGCATGCGCCACGTGCTGCTGTGCGGCCGGGCGATCGCCTATGAACTGCGCCAGGGCGGACGGCGGCGCCTGACCATGCACATCGACGAACGAGGCCTGCGGGTCGGTTCTCCCCGTGCCATGCCCCTGACGGAGATCGAGGCCTTCATCCTGGACCACGGCGATTGGGTCATCGCCAAGCTCGACGAATTCGCCAGCCGCCAGGGGCTGCGCCAGCTCGCCATCCGCGACGGCCAGCGACTGCCCCTGCTCGGGGGCGAGGTGGAGGTTCGGGTCTCGTCCGGCGCCAATCGCTTCCACTGGCGCGAGGAGTGGCTGGAACTGGCCGCCAGGAAGGACGCCGACCTGGATGAACTGGCCCGGCGCGCCCTCAAGGCCCGCGCCCTGGAAGTCTTCGCCGAGCGCCTGACCCTCTTCGCCCACGCCATGGGCCACGATCATCCGCCGCCCCTCAGCCTCTCCTCGGCCCGCGCCCGCTGGGGCAGTTGCAGCCTGCTGACGGGCATTCGCCTCAACTGGCGTTTGATCCACCTGCCCCTGGACCTGGTGGACTACGTGGCGGTCCATGAGCTGGCCCACCTGCGGGAGATGAATCACAGCCCCCGCTTCTGGGCCGAGGTGGCCCGAGGCTGCCCCGAATGGCGGGAACGCCGGGCCGAACTCAAGCGGCGCGGTGCGGAAATTCCCATCGTCTAG
- a CDS encoding DUF2889 domain-containing protein: protein MSKILRRRIQIVAGDRSVRADVEDNQHRFGIIVHHDGSRVLAVEADTTHVRSPWAQCPGAAGNLPRLVGMALASHPQAAYRHTPSAEQCTHMFDLASLAIAHAARGTTRRLYDMEVHTDDSFRTELGSHGHVLSGQRRLLLRRDGELALEWPMEGDEITAGPCAGQNVRSMMRWVDVSLSDLDEIEAITIARRTLIVSISLLFDMDNLPAGVNEKMKARSGACYSYQPALIPTLTRAHGSSRDFSQRPDDLLADRK, encoded by the coding sequence ATGAGCAAGATTCTCCGTCGCCGTATCCAGATTGTCGCCGGCGACCGCAGCGTTCGCGCCGACGTCGAGGACAACCAGCACCGTTTCGGCATCATCGTGCACCACGATGGCAGCCGGGTACTGGCCGTGGAAGCAGACACTACGCACGTCCGCAGCCCCTGGGCCCAATGCCCGGGAGCTGCCGGCAATCTACCTCGGCTGGTGGGCATGGCCCTGGCGTCCCACCCTCAGGCGGCCTACCGGCATACGCCGAGCGCCGAGCAATGCACCCACATGTTCGATCTGGCCAGCCTGGCCATTGCCCACGCCGCCCGTGGCACAACTCGCCGTCTTTATGACATGGAAGTTCACACTGACGACAGTTTCCGTACCGAACTGGGGTCGCACGGCCACGTTCTCTCCGGGCAGCGCCGGCTGCTGCTGCGGCGCGATGGCGAACTGGCGCTGGAGTGGCCCATGGAGGGCGACGAGATCACCGCGGGCCCTTGCGCCGGTCAAAACGTGCGCAGCATGATGCGTTGGGTGGACGTCTCGCTCAGCGACCTGGATGAGATCGAGGCGATCACCATCGCCCGCCGCACCCTGATCGTTTCCATCTCTCTGTTGTTCGACATGGACAACCTCCCTGCGGGAGTCAACGAAAAGATGAAGGCGCGCAGCGGCGCCTGCTATTCCTACCAGCCTGCGCTGATTCCCACCCTCACCCGCGCCCATGGCAGCAGCCGGGACTTTTCGCAACGCCCGGACGACCTGCTGGCCGACAGGAAGTAA
- a CDS encoding diguanylate cyclase, whose product MIKGLRIRYKIMLVVGLAVTIGLVATAYFYTQRQEQAVLAQNERTMQKLTESVSQGLQSVMLHGSADIASAYAERLKGVPEISDFRILRANGDEAFRDNKTINEVNGRRGEEAFMPRETEVRIPVLAADDPRLARVLQEKQPLPFYTFDTKGVKELTFLAPIENQSKCYKCHGRARPVRGVLKLTTSLSTVERDVLKVRHDSLIVLGLALMGTMLLTGYTMGRTVVAPIEAVTDAMSRVSGGALEQRVPIHGNDELGHMAMSFNQMTSELQDTYQGLQAEQDKLTTIIFGAGEGIVVTDSDGAIVLVNPAAERLIQKSRERIIKEGFDDLLDDPVSMRRWLADRENRGPISVLYKAQVLNVYVSTIHVEDGHVVGSACLLRDVTEEKRLEEELRRLSTTDGLTGLFNRRYLDDTLRREFERSRRTGAPLSVVMFDVDHFKKFNDTHGHDQGDRVLRAVATCLREALRKYDSPCRYGGEEFVGILPDTTMEAALAVAERLRQDVETMRVDGLQVTISLGVAGLPRLAAGSAEELIELADAALYQSKHQGRNRTTLATLSKGDAP is encoded by the coding sequence ATGATCAAGGGTCTGCGCATCCGTTACAAGATCATGCTCGTGGTCGGTCTGGCCGTGACCATCGGCCTGGTGGCTACCGCCTATTTCTATACCCAGCGGCAGGAGCAGGCGGTGCTGGCTCAGAACGAGCGCACCATGCAGAAGCTCACCGAGAGCGTCAGCCAGGGTTTGCAGAGCGTGATGCTGCATGGCTCGGCCGATATCGCCTCAGCCTATGCCGAGCGACTGAAAGGTGTTCCAGAAATCTCCGATTTCCGCATTCTACGGGCGAACGGCGATGAGGCTTTCCGCGACAACAAGACCATCAATGAGGTCAATGGACGACGGGGCGAGGAGGCCTTCATGCCCCGGGAAACGGAAGTCCGCATCCCTGTGCTGGCAGCGGACGACCCCCGGCTGGCCCGAGTGCTGCAAGAAAAGCAGCCCTTGCCGTTTTATACCTTCGATACCAAGGGCGTGAAGGAGCTGACCTTCCTGGCGCCGATCGAGAATCAGAGCAAGTGCTACAAGTGCCATGGCCGTGCCCGTCCGGTGCGGGGGGTGCTCAAGCTGACCACTTCCCTGTCCACCGTGGAGCGGGATGTGCTCAAGGTGCGGCACGATTCCTTGATCGTGCTGGGGCTGGCCCTGATGGGCACCATGCTGCTGACCGGCTACACGATGGGGCGTACCGTGGTGGCGCCCATCGAGGCGGTGACCGATGCCATGAGCCGCGTCTCCGGCGGCGCCCTGGAGCAGCGGGTACCCATTCATGGCAACGACGAGCTGGGCCACATGGCCATGAGCTTCAATCAGATGACTTCGGAATTGCAGGATACCTACCAGGGCTTGCAGGCCGAGCAGGACAAGCTGACCACCATCATTTTCGGCGCCGGGGAGGGCATCGTGGTCACCGACAGCGATGGTGCCATCGTGTTGGTGAATCCTGCCGCCGAGCGTCTGATACAAAAATCCCGGGAGCGGATCATCAAGGAGGGCTTCGACGATCTGCTCGACGACCCGGTCAGCATGCGCCGCTGGTTGGCAGATCGCGAGAACCGGGGGCCGATCAGCGTGTTGTACAAGGCGCAGGTGCTCAACGTCTATGTCTCCACGATCCATGTGGAGGACGGCCATGTGGTGGGGTCGGCCTGTCTGTTGCGTGACGTCACCGAGGAAAAACGCCTGGAGGAGGAACTCAGGCGCCTGTCCACCACCGACGGTCTGACCGGACTGTTCAATCGCCGCTACCTGGACGACACCCTGCGCCGGGAGTTCGAGCGTTCCCGGCGTACCGGTGCCCCCCTGTCAGTGGTCATGTTCGATGTGGATCACTTCAAGAAATTCAACGATACCCATGGCCATGACCAGGGAGACCGGGTGTTGCGGGCGGTGGCCACATGCCTGCGTGAGGCCTTGCGCAAGTACGACAGCCCCTGCCGTTACGGTGGCGAGGAGTTCGTTGGCATCCTGCCTGATACCACCATGGAAGCCGCCCTGGCCGTGGCTGAGCGCCTGCGCCAGGATGTGGAAACAATGCGTGTGGACGGCCTGCAGGTGACCATCAGCCTGGGGGTGGCGGGTCTTCCCCGGCTGGCAGCGGGTAGCGCCGAGGAACTGATCGAGCTGGCCGATGCCGCCCTGTATCAGTCCAAGCACCAGGGGCGCAATCGCACCACGTTGGCGACGCTTAGCAAGGGAGATGCCCCATGA
- a CDS encoding ethylbenzene dehydrogenase-related protein, giving the protein MRIVPILLGLSSAVVLASEAPQSIPVIPLAAEPVVDGKLTDWGTGGWIKVPVKPAVATADRVRFGLNAEEKNVTGSLTVQLKAGIYQDRLFLALRWPDPTADTEYKGWEWQGSKYIESSKRDDMAAIRFHLGGDFDRSMLAGKTYKVDVWLWSAARTNPAGLAEDWTHQISGQPIEDAAEFEIPGSGIVYIKKNRDGGSPIYRPLRPPRTQGASRLPSFEMTGSAAGSIADVAARGAWKGGYWNLEFSRRLNTGNGDDAVFKPGQRLLGQIAIFNRADDENKSVSEPLSFDFSALR; this is encoded by the coding sequence ATGCGGATTGTGCCGATCCTGCTGGGCCTGAGCAGCGCTGTCGTCCTGGCGTCGGAAGCGCCTCAATCGATTCCGGTGATCCCTCTCGCCGCGGAGCCTGTCGTCGATGGCAAGCTGACCGACTGGGGCACTGGCGGCTGGATCAAAGTGCCGGTGAAGCCCGCCGTGGCAACTGCTGACCGGGTCCGCTTCGGCCTCAATGCCGAGGAAAAGAATGTCACCGGTAGCCTGACGGTGCAGTTGAAGGCCGGGATCTACCAGGATCGGCTGTTCCTCGCCCTGCGCTGGCCGGACCCGACGGCAGATACCGAGTACAAGGGCTGGGAATGGCAGGGCAGCAAGTACATCGAATCCAGCAAACGCGATGACATGGCCGCCATCCGCTTCCACCTGGGGGGCGATTTCGACCGCAGCATGCTGGCCGGCAAGACCTACAAGGTGGATGTCTGGCTCTGGTCCGCCGCCCGCACCAATCCGGCCGGGTTGGCAGAGGACTGGACCCACCAGATATCGGGCCAACCCATTGAGGACGCGGCCGAGTTCGAAATACCCGGCAGCGGCATCGTCTACATCAAGAAGAACCGGGATGGGGGCAGCCCCATTTACCGTCCCCTGCGCCCGCCCAGGACCCAGGGGGCGAGTCGGCTGCCTTCCTTCGAGATGACCGGCAGCGCTGCGGGCAGTATCGCCGACGTGGCCGCCAGGGGCGCCTGGAAGGGAGGCTACTGGAATCTGGAGTTCTCGCGCCGGCTCAACACCGGCAATGGTGATGACGCGGTGTTCAAACCCGGCCAGAGGCTTCTCGGCCAGATCGCCATATTCAATCGGGCCGACGACGAGAACAAGAGCGTGTCCGAGCCCCTGTCCTTCGATTTTTCCGCCCTCAGGTAG
- the gloA gene encoding lactoylglutathione lyase, whose protein sequence is MRILHTMLRVGDLEKSLDFYTQVLGMRLLRRHDYPEGKFTLAFVGYADEGSSAVIELTYNYGVEKYELGNAFGHIALAVPDAAAACATIRQRGGKVVREAGPMKHGSTIIAFVEDPDGYRIELIQDKP, encoded by the coding sequence ATGAGAATTTTGCACACCATGCTCCGGGTCGGTGACCTGGAAAAGTCCCTGGACTTTTACACCCAGGTGCTGGGCATGCGCCTGCTGCGCCGCCATGACTATCCCGAAGGGAAGTTCACCCTTGCCTTCGTCGGCTACGCCGATGAGGGCAGCAGCGCGGTGATCGAACTGACCTACAACTACGGGGTTGAAAAGTACGAACTTGGCAACGCCTTCGGCCATATCGCCCTGGCGGTGCCGGACGCCGCTGCCGCCTGCGCGACTATCCGTCAGCGGGGCGGCAAGGTGGTCAGGGAAGCGGGGCCGATGAAACATGGCAGTACCATCATCGCCTTCGTCGAGGACCCGGATGGCTATCGCATCGAACTGATCCAGGACAAGCCATGA